Proteins encoded in a region of the Nitrospiria bacterium genome:
- a CDS encoding methyltransferase domain-containing protein yields the protein MPTQTLIKHEASRIPRRGLTLNDFTQIAIRGFGDARNSYPHSMAWFDGYLYVGTTRDNLCLVNARNPLKMNCWPVRCTSPPDPQELRAQIWRYDPRVEKWEMVHISPMIMRNGKEEMRDIGYRGMAVFQGKSDGRPVLYLSSWSATGSRFIRSEDGRSFTDVSEPGLGHPSMVCFRTLQAFNGRLYTSPVGRAGHGPNEAELPVILETDDPAGGQWRTVNHLGFGHPGNLGIFEMTAFNGYLYAGTLNPATGFELWKTRAESSPPYTWTRVLTSGAYRGIDNEGVASLFVFNGALYVGTGIAGGGYNRYHKVGPAASEVIRVYPDDTWELLVGAPRVTPEGFKIPLSGLGPGFNNFFNGYTWRMCVHEEWLYVATYNWGCFLPFLTFEGFPEALVQQIQKVGVEELTLRSGGCELWRTRDGIHWHPVSLDGFGTPFNFGIRNMSSTPSGLFVGTANPFGPLVGVKTESGWKYQPNPRGGCEIWIGKKKNQERGTESPLAQKQKDPERAAMRIVHRQFDREFYADRVDDFYEKSDFDQMGYWEDGAQSARQACEHLMDRLLKLLGPVSGRILDVDCGRGGSTRYLIRKLPPQRITATGYRNPLWRNLEREQPGLSFIHHMDTADMDFPDGTFGGILCVERAGFFPHRASFLKEAFRILQPGGRLVLADTLYSRTGELTDWSRNKGNYLRDVNAYHTLLEKIGFSEVQVIDATRECAESYHRYISRTALDRFRAREIDTEVFNGIMSHVNRSLLNLRYYVLAAATKHMAG from the coding sequence ATGCCAACCCAAACGCTCATTAAACACGAAGCGTCCCGTATTCCCCGGCGGGGATTGACCCTGAACGACTTCACACAGATCGCCATCCGAGGATTTGGAGATGCCCGTAATTCTTACCCTCATTCGATGGCCTGGTTCGACGGCTACCTCTATGTCGGCACAACCCGCGACAATCTTTGCCTAGTCAATGCGCGCAATCCCCTCAAGATGAATTGCTGGCCAGTCCGGTGTACAAGCCCGCCGGACCCCCAGGAGCTTCGGGCTCAAATCTGGCGATACGATCCCCGCGTGGAGAAGTGGGAAATGGTACATATTTCTCCGATGATCATGCGAAACGGCAAGGAGGAAATGCGCGACATCGGATATCGAGGGATGGCTGTTTTCCAGGGGAAAAGCGACGGACGACCGGTGCTTTATCTGAGCAGTTGGTCGGCGACCGGATCCCGGTTCATTCGCTCGGAAGATGGTCGGTCTTTCACAGACGTCAGCGAACCGGGCCTCGGACACCCCAGCATGGTCTGTTTTCGCACCCTCCAAGCCTTCAACGGACGGCTCTATACCTCGCCGGTCGGGAGGGCAGGACACGGTCCCAACGAAGCAGAGCTTCCGGTGATCCTCGAAACAGACGACCCGGCGGGTGGACAATGGCGGACCGTGAATCATCTCGGATTCGGACACCCGGGCAACCTGGGCATCTTTGAAATGACCGCCTTCAACGGCTACCTTTATGCCGGCACGCTGAACCCGGCAACCGGATTTGAACTCTGGAAGACCCGCGCCGAGAGCTCTCCTCCCTACACATGGACCCGTGTGCTAACATCCGGAGCCTATCGTGGAATCGACAACGAAGGGGTGGCCAGCCTCTTCGTCTTCAACGGGGCGCTCTATGTGGGGACCGGCATTGCGGGCGGGGGATACAATCGCTATCATAAGGTAGGACCGGCAGCTTCCGAGGTCATCCGTGTCTACCCCGATGACACATGGGAGCTGTTGGTGGGGGCTCCTCGGGTCACGCCGGAAGGGTTTAAAATCCCATTAAGCGGCTTGGGACCGGGATTCAATAATTTTTTCAACGGTTATACCTGGCGAATGTGCGTGCATGAGGAATGGCTTTACGTGGCCACATACAACTGGGGCTGTTTTCTTCCGTTCCTGACATTCGAGGGTTTTCCCGAAGCCCTTGTTCAACAAATCCAAAAAGTAGGGGTCGAGGAACTCACACTCCGGTCCGGAGGGTGCGAGTTATGGCGAACCCGAGACGGCATCCACTGGCATCCTGTCTCCTTGGACGGTTTCGGAACCCCTTTCAATTTTGGTATTCGAAACATGAGCTCGACACCTAGCGGTCTGTTCGTCGGAACAGCCAATCCATTCGGGCCGCTTGTCGGTGTCAAAACCGAATCGGGTTGGAAATATCAGCCCAACCCCAGAGGTGGGTGCGAGATCTGGATTGGAAAGAAAAAAAACCAGGAGCGCGGCACCGAATCGCCATTAGCGCAGAAACAAAAAGACCCCGAACGTGCAGCCATGCGGATTGTCCACCGACAATTTGATCGGGAATTCTATGCCGATCGAGTCGATGACTTTTATGAAAAAAGCGACTTCGATCAGATGGGCTACTGGGAGGACGGTGCCCAATCGGCCCGACAGGCTTGCGAGCATCTGATGGACCGGCTCTTAAAGCTCTTGGGACCGGTCTCCGGTCGGATTCTTGATGTGGATTGCGGCCGCGGCGGATCAACGCGCTATCTTATACGAAAATTGCCTCCGCAACGGATCACGGCAACCGGTTACCGCAATCCCCTTTGGAGGAATTTGGAACGAGAGCAGCCCGGCCTATCCTTCATCCACCATATGGACACCGCGGACATGGATTTTCCAGATGGAACTTTCGGCGGCATTCTCTGTGTCGAACGGGCCGGCTTCTTCCCTCATCGCGCCTCTTTCCTAAAAGAGGCGTTCCGGATTCTTCAACCCGGGGGCCGTCTTGTCCTCGCCGACACCCTCTATTCCAGAACCGGGGAACTGACCGATTGGAGTCGAAATAAAGGAAACTATCTCCGGGATGTCAATGCTTACCACACCCTGCTGGAGAAAATCGGATTTTCCGAGGTACAAGTCATCGACGCAACTCGAGAATGCGCTGAGAGCTATCACAGGTACATCAGCCGAACGGCCCTGGATCGATTCCGTGCACGGGAAATCGACACCGAAGTCTTCAACGGGATCATGTCCCATGTGAATCGGAGTCTTCTTAATCTTCGTTATTACGTTTTAGCGGCCGCAACAAAACACATGGCAGGTTGA
- a CDS encoding alkaline phosphatase family protein, with translation MARTLLIALDGATFNVLNPLMEDGVMPFLKSFLENGTRGELLSTPNPLTPPAFTSMMTGRGPGHHGVYDFIRGEEKEKTIFFTLINARDVRCETIWSIASRNNKSITCLNFIAMYPPRPVKGHIVPGFVTSRNLKLNVYPPGLYDQLKVLSGFNVKDVSWDVDQGRKPLLGLAKEDCEEWIQYNIRKERQWFEITSHLMLTDPTDLTAVVFDGVDKLQHLVWRFLDPAYFPPNPSDWEIRVREICRDYFRRLDGFLSELVRIAGPDSRVFMASDHGFGPTHEIFYANAWLNQNGYLTWKEGTPEDQSDSLTAERLREHYETIDWDRTTAYVRTSSSNGIYIRTSTGPGKPGIPLSEYESFRARLVARLNEFRDPATGDRVVKKILTREEAFPGPYMSQAPDLTLVLRDNGFVSILNARSPLKPRPEVNGTHRHEGIFFASGKGIKKGLLAAPRSILDVAPTLLYSIGLPVPEDLEGSVATEIFKPEVFQEMPIRIGSPTLAPDNSRDQEKQATMTAAEQAQVMDRLKTLGYM, from the coding sequence ATGGCTCGCACGCTCTTGATCGCTCTGGATGGAGCGACATTCAACGTTCTGAATCCGCTCATGGAGGACGGCGTTATGCCGTTTCTCAAAAGCTTTTTGGAGAACGGGACGAGGGGCGAACTCCTTTCCACTCCGAATCCCCTCACCCCTCCGGCCTTCACATCGATGATGACGGGGCGAGGTCCGGGACATCACGGCGTCTACGATTTCATTCGAGGCGAGGAGAAAGAGAAGACGATCTTCTTCACCCTCATCAACGCGCGCGATGTCCGCTGCGAGACCATCTGGTCGATCGCAAGCCGAAACAATAAAAGCATCACATGTCTCAATTTCATCGCGATGTACCCTCCGAGACCCGTCAAGGGACATATCGTGCCGGGCTTCGTCACATCGAGAAATCTAAAGCTGAACGTCTACCCTCCCGGACTTTACGATCAACTCAAGGTGCTTTCCGGTTTCAACGTCAAAGACGTCTCGTGGGACGTGGATCAGGGACGCAAACCCCTGCTCGGGCTGGCCAAAGAAGACTGCGAGGAGTGGATCCAGTACAATATCCGAAAGGAACGGCAGTGGTTCGAGATCACGAGCCACCTCATGCTGACCGACCCGACCGACCTGACGGCGGTCGTATTCGACGGAGTCGACAAACTTCAGCATCTGGTCTGGAGGTTTCTGGACCCCGCGTACTTTCCTCCGAATCCCTCCGATTGGGAAATCCGCGTCCGAGAGATCTGCCGGGACTATTTCCGTCGGCTGGACGGATTCTTGAGCGAGCTGGTCCGAATCGCCGGGCCGGATTCCCGGGTATTCATGGCCTCCGATCACGGGTTCGGTCCGACTCATGAGATCTTTTATGCTAACGCCTGGCTGAATCAAAACGGCTATCTCACGTGGAAAGAAGGCACACCGGAGGATCAATCCGATTCCTTGACCGCAGAACGCCTCCGCGAACATTACGAAACGATCGATTGGGACCGGACCACCGCTTACGTCCGGACATCCAGCAGCAACGGCATTTATATCCGGACATCGACGGGGCCGGGGAAACCGGGTATCCCCCTTTCGGAATACGAGTCTTTCCGCGCACGGCTGGTGGCTCGTTTGAACGAATTCCGCGACCCGGCGACGGGTGATCGCGTCGTCAAAAAGATTCTCACGCGGGAAGAGGCCTTTCCGGGGCCCTACATGTCTCAGGCCCCGGACCTGACCTTGGTGCTCAGAGACAACGGTTTCGTCTCAATCCTGAACGCTCGGTCGCCCTTGAAACCCCGCCCTGAGGTTAACGGCACCCATCGCCACGAGGGCATCTTTTTCGCCTCCGGGAAGGGAATTAAAAAAGGTCTTTTAGCCGCTCCACGGTCCATACTGGATGTCGCTCCGACGCTATTGTACAGCATTGGGCTCCCGGTACCCGAGGACCTGGAAGGAAGTGTGGCGACCGAGATTTTCAAGCCGGAAGTTTTTCAGGAAATGCCGATCCGGATCGGGTCTCCGACACTCGCCCCGGATAATAGCCGGGACCAGGAAAAACAGGCCACGATGACTGCAGCCGAACAGGCCCAAGTCATGGATCGGCTCAAAACTTTGGGATACATGTGA
- a CDS encoding acyl carrier protein, with the protein MENIRQNTGVNSGTVQNQLIKIIEDITSDWDTGFSGQITGETRLMGDLAFESVDVVHLIVAIQERFGKHDIPFEDLVMENGRYVNDLQVSRIADFLKAHI; encoded by the coding sequence ATGGAGAACATCCGACAGAACACAGGAGTGAACTCCGGAACGGTCCAAAACCAACTGATCAAGATCATCGAGGACATAACGAGCGACTGGGACACCGGATTTTCGGGCCAGATTACTGGCGAAACCCGACTCATGGGCGACTTGGCTTTTGAATCAGTCGATGTGGTTCATCTCATCGTGGCCATTCAGGAGCGATTCGGCAAGCACGACATTCCATTCGAGGATTTGGTTATGGAGAACGGCCGATACGTGAACGATCTTCAGGTTTCTCGGATTGCCGATTTTCTGAAAGCTCATATCTGA
- a CDS encoding alpha/beta hydrolase: MAKALINGLQIQYETAGSGPDLIMVHGLAANLAFWFLQVVPHLSKAFRVTVFDLRGHGGTDMPASDYTTAHMASDLIGLMDHLKIPRAHLVGHSFGGAVALHSAALHPERFETLTLADCRVHALQPIPSGKDGPFWRARRKKLQDRGIPVADDTPKVVYTMLEELVGPVPRPGTDQGLAIAFGSWNPNSRTARKWLRLRTTTTFQKDVLSISGLDRALIQKVETPTLLIFGENSRCLKTCLRLEKLLPRHETVILPGVGHFFPVEVPGRFAQLLIEFIEKDPRSTLQPIEAWAGDRDANPNAH; encoded by the coding sequence ATGGCCAAGGCGCTGATCAACGGACTTCAAATTCAGTATGAGACAGCGGGATCCGGCCCGGATCTTATCATGGTGCATGGACTCGCAGCCAATCTGGCGTTCTGGTTTCTCCAAGTCGTCCCCCATCTCAGCAAGGCCTTCCGAGTCACGGTCTTTGACTTGCGCGGCCACGGCGGCACCGATATGCCAGCCTCAGACTATACGACCGCCCACATGGCATCGGACCTGATCGGCCTGATGGACCATCTGAAGATCCCTCGGGCCCATCTCGTCGGGCACAGTTTCGGCGGTGCGGTGGCCCTGCATAGTGCGGCGCTGCACCCGGAACGGTTCGAGACGCTCACCCTGGCCGATTGTCGTGTTCACGCGCTTCAGCCGATCCCTTCCGGCAAGGACGGCCCGTTCTGGAGAGCCCGTCGGAAAAAACTACAGGACCGGGGAATCCCTGTTGCGGACGATACTCCCAAGGTCGTCTACACCATGCTGGAGGAACTGGTCGGACCGGTTCCGAGACCGGGAACGGATCAGGGACTTGCGATCGCATTCGGTTCATGGAATCCGAACAGCCGGACCGCAAGAAAATGGCTCCGCCTGCGAACGACCACCACATTTCAAAAGGATGTCCTCAGCATCTCGGGATTGGATCGCGCGCTCATCCAAAAGGTCGAGACCCCAACGCTGTTGATCTTCGGTGAGAACTCCCGCTGCCTGAAGACTTGTCTCCGATTGGAAAAATTATTGCCCCGGCACGAGACCGTCATCCTGCCGGGGGTCGGTCATTTCTTTCCGGTCGAGGTTCCCGGAAGGTTTGCCCAACTTCTCATAGAATTTATCGAGAAGGACCCGCGCTCCACACTGCAACCGATAGAAGCTTGGGCAGGTGATAGGGATGCCAACCCAAACGCTCATTAA